tttattatatttgaattacAAAAGACAATGGTAtgtatatatcatatatcattaCAATTGGAAACCAACCATTATTCCTACTTAATTAGACACTTTTGTTTTGTTATAAAAGTGTGGTATACGCAACACTAGCTACttcaattattatatatactatataattCAGCAACTAATTCAGTCACTGTCTTTGGCAATTCTTAAGAAGCCTTCTATGAAATGATGACGATTCTACATATTTTGCATGCTAAAAAGTAACtactaaaacaaataaatgaaactaaatttaacaagaaaataaatgacaGAAAGTACTTAGTATAATATTTGCACCTATGTTTTAGGAAGTCAACTTAGCCATAAGTGATTGGCTAAACCAACAATATATAGTTTGTGGTGTACCGCccttcatttttaatcaaaGATTTTATATTCGAGTGCTGAGTATAGAGTCATTCtagtttattttttgtgatgACCCTGTTGTCCACATATTCCATGGAATACTTACCATCTTTCATCAACATGTACCTGATAGTTACTATGTCCATCAATGCTAAGATAGGTGGAAAGaatcacctaatttttttttgtctctgctAAGGTTTGAACGTGAGACCTAagagttattttaatttttaggaCGTGCTTTATCCTTCATTGTAAAACTTTTTGAggtgaattcaaatttaatcgaatctcaataagaatatgaatatcaaatatcaaatatagaGTGATAACCATAAAAAGAAGTGATGGCTACCATCACTCTGTAGActtaataacaacaaaatttactttcttttttgtatGGATAAGGGGATAGAAAATAGATGCCACGACCACATACTAAAATTCTCTTCATTTTAATCTTTCCAAGTTTATTCATCTGTATATCAACTGGACCCTACACTTTTCCTTCAGAGTTATTATCACTGTGATTGATTTTGTTATCAAATAATTTTACAATAAAGTATTATTTCAGTAGAATCCAAGGCAGAAACAAAATTGACCAACATATCTTTCAACTGCCAAATTAATGCATTTTATACCCACATcaatattttaatctttaaaaaaaaactgtctAATTGAGGTAAACAAAATTCTACATTTCACATACAAGtttgaacaaattatatttaatggCTATGGCCCTCTTTTAATAAATGTTTGATGGtctagttattattatttagatATATTGAAAAGCAAGGGCAAACTTTTTTTGTccccattttatttatttttatatatatatatcatgaacTTGAGGCCCTTATGTGAGAATACTTAAAAGCCAACTTTGAAAGTGATACACAATATATCCTTTTACTTTCTGCTCTCTTCTTTATAtcattactttttcttttacatgtattctttttctttttttcccaaaaggaaaagaataatATTTCTTGTATTATAaacagaaaaggtaaatgtttaATACAAAGAGAGCGGCGTAGGATGACTTGTATGATTGTTTTTgactaaaataatcaaaaacttTTGCTAAGAAAGAAGGATAGTGTACGAATTCAGAATTTTCACTATAAAGGttcgaaaaattaaaaaagtattttttgctttgagttttgaatttttcaaaattactgAGTCACCTATAAGTTTGTGTTCAAGAGTTTCGAagtctataaaaaaaattatcgaaGGATCGGAGTTGAATAAACATCCTCGCCTTTTCCTAGATCCGCTTCCACCCCAGCATAGGATAAGCACGTGGCGTCGGCTCTCTCTTATTGCTGGCTGGCACTGAACAACGTCTATCAAAACAGGTAAAATGATAAACAGTATTATCAAATTTTGTCTctccttgtttttttttttttttggttcattttatataaataattgggCCTTTACCGAATCATTTCGTATTTGCTTTTGCCATTAATGGAAATCCAACATGAAATGAGTAGAAATACAAAAGAGtaaattttttcaagaaaaaaatatccatATTTACTCCTCAATTTATGATTACGTGTTAAAAATATCGTCAAATTGAAGCTTCTTTTAAGGGTCAAGGGCATAACGAGACTTTAAATGTTAGACGAAAAGTTTAATGAATGACAAATTTGCTTAATATCAAATAGTACAATGGCAAGATAAACTCAATTGGTTGACTACCTAAACTTCCACCTTATTGATGAGGGTTCGATTTTCACTTAATAGATAATCTTAGTAGCTTAGTTGGTTATCAATTTCTACTACCAGTGAGGGTTAATTCCCTTTCCATTTCCCCTAAAAAAAAGTACTCCAATGGCAAGATTGACACTTTAATTAAGTCCGTCTTAGCGTAACACGTGCCTAAGTGAGTacaatttgatatattttgcaATCTaagaattcatcataaattaaCTAATTTTGATACTGAGTTAAACATATTTTGCTATTGTTTATTTATAAGAAAGGggattttttattagttttttttgtcttctccaatttcaattattaatattagaatAAATTTTGTGGCTCTTCATTTTCCtccctttttttctctctcttttcaaaattatttgacTTATATTGTCACAGTCCTTTGATTTAAATGAGAATTGGGGTAGCTTTGATTCTTTCTGTTTTCATGTCACTAACTAAATTTTCTTGATTCATATCATTTTGGTCAGCATCATCATTAATATAAATTGCATTAGTGCAAGCCAGATACAAACAAATCCACAACCTTTAGTTTCATGTCCCTCCTCTTctctctattattattattattattattattttctccttAGCAACTATTTGTGGAGTTGAAATTAGTGTCAATCTTGTTGTGTTATTTACCAAACTTTTTTTAGACAGGATATTCTAAACTAACAAGtgcttcttttttgtttttagacAATATCTATTGCTATTTGCTAGTACTAGTAGTGGTGTCTAAAAAAAGTGAACCTTTCAACTGTTGTAGAATTTGGCTTTGTCTCTCATGGTTTTGCATATTGCTTgatatattttgtgtttttttgtgaaacaaaaagagggaaaaaaaaaagactcaagAATATGAAGTTTATGAAACTTGGATCTAGGCCTGACACTTTCATTACTACTGAGGCTGTAAGGTAATTTATTAATTGTTTCCTCTGTTTCTTgaaatcaaagaagaaaaaattcaaaaatgttccaaagaaatcaaagattttttttgtttttttggttgaTGCAGGTCAGTTAATTCTGAAGTTGTTAGTGATCTTATAGTTCAAGTAAAGGGTAGTAGATATTTGCTTCACAAGGTTAGattctttatctttttctcAGAGTCGAAATTGTGTTTGGACATGTATTTTGCTAGTGAAAATGAATTTACATATCCAAATGCCTGCTAATTTGGAGGAAATTGTGTTTGGACATGTAAAAATTATGAATCCAAATGCTTACTAATTTGGAGTTGATTGTGTTAAACAGTTTCCTCTGCTGTCAAAGTGCTCAAGGCTACAGAGGCTATGTTCTGAAAGTCCAGAAACATCACAGCATCAAATTGTGCAGCTACCAGATTTTCCAGGTGGAATTGAGGCATTTGAGCTATGTGCAAAGTTCTGTTATGGAATTACCATCACTCTAAGTGCTTACAACATTGTCGCGGCTCGTTGTGCTGCAGAGTATCTACAGATGACAGAGGATGTAGAGAAAGGAAACTTGATTTACAAACTCGAAGTGTTTTTCAATTCTTGCATACTTTCAGGTTGGAAAGACTCAATTGTGACATTACAAAGTACAAAGTCTTACCCTTTATGGTCTGAGGACTTGGTAATTACAAGCAGATGTATTGAAGCTATTGCTTCGAAAGTTTTAGCTCATCCTTCAAAGGTTAATTTGTCAAGAACCTACTCGAGAAGAGGCCCGAGGGATGATATTTCTTGCATTGAATCCGATAGCAGAAGACATAATAAAGATTCATCTAAAATTTGGTGGGCTGAAGATTTAGCAGAATTGAGCATAGACCTTTATTGGAGAAGTATGATAGCTATCAAATCTGGTGGGAGAGTACCTGCTACTGTTGTCGGTGATGCATTGCGAATTTACGCCTCAAGATGGTTACCAAACATTTCAAAGTATGCAAATTTTGAGAAGCAGATAGTACATGATCAATCCGAATCGGATTCAATTGGAAAACACAGGCTGCTTTTGGAGTCAATAATCAGCTTGTTACCAGCTGAAAAGGGGGCTGTTTCTTGTAGTTTCTTGTTGAAACTACTTAAAGCAACTAACATATTGAAGGGTTCTTGTTCATCTAAAATGGAATTGGCAAGAAGGGTTGGACTTCAATTAGAAGATGCTAGTGTTAATGATCTGTTAATACCTTGTGTGTCACACACATGTGACACAATTTATGATGTGGATATAGTTATTACCATATTACAACAGTTCATGTTGCAGGTTCAAAGTCCTCCAACAAGTCCACTAAGAAGGAGAGGAGATTTTGAGAGGAGAAGGTCTCGATCCGCAGAGAATATTGACCTTGAGTTTCAAGAAAGTAGAAGATCTTCTTCAGCATCACATAGCTCAAAACTCAAGGTAGCTAAGCTTGTCGATGGATATCTTCAAGAAATTGCTAGTGACACAAATTTAGCCCTCTCAAAATTCATATCAATTGCTGAAGCAATCCCAGGATTCGCCAGGCTTGATCATGATGATCTTTACAAAGCCATCGACATCTATCTCAAGGTAAAATTGCACATAACATGGAAATAATCCTTTGCACATGTCCTAAATGTTActcatgttatttttaaaacgTCAGTGCATATAACTCAAACTGTAACGAAAAATGCAGGGGCATCCAGGGCTGAACAAGAGCGAAAGAAAGCGCCTTTGCAGGATATTAGACTGCAAGAAACTATCAATGGATGTTTGTATGCATGCTGCACAAAATGAATTACTTCCACTAAGGGTAGTTGTTCAAGTTCTTTTTTTCGAGCAAGCTAGAACCGCGATGTCTGGTGGTCATGTAACAGAGTTGCCTAGTAACATCAAAGCACTTCTAGCAAACCATGATGACACAGCCAAGACTTCAGCAGCATCTTTTAACAAGGCCAAAA
The DNA window shown above is from Solanum stenotomum isolate F172 chromosome 6, ASM1918654v1, whole genome shotgun sequence and carries:
- the LOC125867766 gene encoding BTB/POZ domain-containing protein At1g67900-like, which gives rise to MKFMKLGSRPDTFITTEAVRSVNSEVVSDLIVQVKGSRYLLHKFPLLSKCSRLQRLCSESPETSQHQIVQLPDFPGGIEAFELCAKFCYGITITLSAYNIVAARCAAEYLQMTEDVEKGNLIYKLEVFFNSCILSGWKDSIVTLQSTKSYPLWSEDLVITSRCIEAIASKVLAHPSKVNLSRTYSRRGPRDDISCIESDSRRHNKDSSKIWWAEDLAELSIDLYWRSMIAIKSGGRVPATVVGDALRIYASRWLPNISKYANFEKQIVHDQSESDSIGKHRLLLESIISLLPAEKGAVSCSFLLKLLKATNILKGSCSSKMELARRVGLQLEDASVNDLLIPCVSHTCDTIYDVDIVITILQQFMLQVQSPPTSPLRRRGDFERRRSRSAENIDLEFQESRRSSSASHSSKLKVAKLVDGYLQEIASDTNLALSKFISIAEAIPGFARLDHDDLYKAIDIYLKGHPGLNKSERKRLCRILDCKKLSMDVCMHAAQNELLPLRVVVQVLFFEQARTAMSGGHVTELPSNIKALLANHDDTAKTSAASFNKAKMTPVNDQWSNASGIKSPKSNISTLKMKLAEDDDLDEHNADEIGKSSRIKALCVLPNRPKKMFSKLWSNNRSSVASEKN